Genomic segment of Kibdelosporangium phytohabitans:
GGTGTCGCGCAGCCGAAGCCGCATCTCCTCGTCGAAGCGCTCGGCGACGTCGGCGCGTACCTCCCAGCGCCTGTCCCGGCCGCAGGCGGGCGACCAGCTCGGCGATGTAACGGGCCTGCCGTTCGAGCATGTAGATGATCGACCCGGCACCCAGGTTGGTGTTCGGGCCGTACATCAGAAACAGGTTCGGGAATCCCGGTACCGAGATTCCCAAGTACGCTCGCGCGCCGCCTGCCCACGCCCCGGCGCGCAGGTCCACGCCGTCCTTGCCCTTGATCCGCAGGGGAGCGAGCAGATCCGTGGCCTCGAAACCGGTTCCGAAGATGATCGTGTCGGCCTCGTGCTCGGTGCCGTCGGCTGTCCGCACGCCACGTGGGGTGATCCCGGCGATCGCGCCGGTCTCCAGCCGTTCGGCTCGGTCAGCGCGGGGTAGTAGTCGTTGGCGAACAGGATCCGCTTGCACCCGGCCGGGTAGTCCGGCGTCAGCTTGTCCCGCAAGCGGCGGTCACGGACGTGCGAGCGCAGGAACAGCAAGGACAGCCGTTGGATGAGACCGGCGATGGCGGCGTTACCGACCAGGCCCATGGTCAGCACCTCGCACAGCGCCCACAGCCCGCCACGCCCGGCCAGCTGGAGCTGCGGCACCCGGCGGAACAGCACGTGGTGCCAGCGCGTGTACCGGCGGTCGAACTTCGGCAGCAGGTAGGCGCGGTGCGTTGGAAGACCGTCAGCTGACGCACCTGCCGCTGGATCTTCGGCACGAACCGGATCGCGCTGGCCCCGGTGCCGATCACCGCGACGAGTTCGCCGGTCAGGTCGTGCTCGTGGTTCCACTGGGCGGAGTGGAAAGCCCGGCGCGGAAGTCCGCTATCCCCGGAATGCCGGGCCCGGACGGCCGGGACAACTGGCCGACGGCCGGGATGAGCACGCCGAACTGGAACGTCTCGCCGGACGCGGTGCGCACCCGCCAGCGCCCGTCGAACTCGGCGTCGGTGACCTCGCTACCGAACCGGATGTGTCTGTCGATGCCGTGCTTCTTCGCAGTGGCCCCAAGGTATGCGTGGATTTCCGCTTGCCTGGAGCATCGGCGCGGCCAGGTGCGGTGCGGCTAGTAGGAGAAGCTGTACAGCGGCGACGGCACGCCACACGCCACCCAGGTCGGCGGCCCTCTCC
This window contains:
- a CDS encoding NAD(P)-binding protein, whose translation is MTEVGIIGPGFAGIGVAIELRRAGITRITLLERAADLGGVWRAVAAVQLLLLAAPHLAAPMLQASGNPRIPWGHCEEARHRQTHPVR